From Rutidosis leptorrhynchoides isolate AG116_Rl617_1_P2 chromosome 3, CSIRO_AGI_Rlap_v1, whole genome shotgun sequence, a single genomic window includes:
- the LOC139895791 gene encoding uncharacterized protein isoform X4 — MQSGQVSSQGNGGTIGPTFLYSVFDSMTFFISETGTDALSILKQTYELPDGAIAMINDRHYIDAMKQCFLLHKGPLLEFSLLALEQTVEFDQLISHLSMKNTLQMLSLEMLNEDSLPLSIFSMQQLTKLSLYFQKDSFTSCILLSITQELHSGKMKVWLIMHKPSDGELQSS, encoded by the exons ATGCAGTCAGGACAAGTATCATCTCAAGGGAATGGTGGTACAATTGGACCAACATTCCTGTACTCCGTTTTCGATTCGATGACTTTTTTTATATCAGAAACTGGTACAGATGCTCTATCCATTCTAAAACAAACATATGAATTACCTGATGGAGCAATAGCCATGATAAATGATCGTCACTATATCGATGCTATGAAGCAATGTTTTTTATTGCATAAGGGCCCACTTCTCGAGTTCTCCCTTTTGGCACTAGAACAAACTGTTGAATTTGACCAACTTATTAGTCACTTGTCAATGAAAAATACACTccaaatgttgagtcttgaaatgcTTAATGAGGATAGTTTACCATTATCCATCTTTTCAATGCAACAATTAACGAAGCTAAGTCTCT ATTTCCAGAAAGACTCTTTTACATCTTGTATCCTCCTGTCCATTACTCAAGAGCTTCACTCTGGTAA AATGAAGGTGTGGTTGATTATGCACAAACCATCAGATGGTGAGCTACAGTCTTCCTG A
- the LOC139895791 gene encoding uncharacterized protein isoform X5, translating to MQSGQVSSQGNGGTIGPTFLYSVFDSMTFFISETGTDALSILKQTYELPDGAIAMINDRHYIDAMKQCFLLHKGPLLEFSLLALEQTVEFDQLISHLSMKNTLQMLSLEMLNEDSLPLSIFSMQQLTKLSLYFQKDSFTSCILLSITQELHSE from the exons ATGCAGTCAGGACAAGTATCATCTCAAGGGAATGGTGGTACAATTGGACCAACATTCCTGTACTCCGTTTTCGATTCGATGACTTTTTTTATATCAGAAACTGGTACAGATGCTCTATCCATTCTAAAACAAACATATGAATTACCTGATGGAGCAATAGCCATGATAAATGATCGTCACTATATCGATGCTATGAAGCAATGTTTTTTATTGCATAAGGGCCCACTTCTCGAGTTCTCCCTTTTGGCACTAGAACAAACTGTTGAATTTGACCAACTTATTAGTCACTTGTCAATGAAAAATACACTccaaatgttgagtcttgaaatgcTTAATGAGGATAGTTTACCATTATCCATCTTTTCAATGCAACAATTAACGAAGCTAAGTCTCT ATTTCCAGAAAGACTCTTTTACATCTTGTATCCTCCTGTCCATTACTCAAGAGCTTCACTCTG AATGA
- the LOC139895791 gene encoding uncharacterized protein isoform X1, with protein sequence MQSGQVSSQGNGGTIGPTFLYSVFDSMTFFISETGTDALSILKQTYELPDGAIAMINDRHYIDAMKQCFLLHKGPLLEFSLLALEQTVEFDQLISHLSMKNTLQMLSLEMLNEDSLPLSIFSMQQLTKLSLCKCCINHHSKIKGFKNLTSLYLRDVKISRKTLLHLVSSCPLLKSFTLLLQFIHDILGNHKSSICDLIERLPVIERLITHTGVSDNEGVVDYAQTIRW encoded by the exons ATGCAGTCAGGACAAGTATCATCTCAAGGGAATGGTGGTACAATTGGACCAACATTCCTGTACTCCGTTTTCGATTCGATGACTTTTTTTATATCAGAAACTGGTACAGATGCTCTATCCATTCTAAAACAAACATATGAATTACCTGATGGAGCAATAGCCATGATAAATGATCGTCACTATATCGATGCTATGAAGCAATGTTTTTTATTGCATAAGGGCCCACTTCTCGAGTTCTCCCTTTTGGCACTAGAACAAACTGTTGAATTTGACCAACTTATTAGTCACTTGTCAATGAAAAATACACTccaaatgttgagtcttgaaatgcTTAATGAGGATAGTTTACCATTATCCATCTTTTCAATGCAACAATTAACGAAGCTAAGTCTCTGTAAGTGTTGTATAAACCATCATTCAAAAATTAAAGGATTTAAAAACCTGACCAGCTTGTATTTGCGCGATGTGAAGATTTCCAGAAAGACTCTTTTACATCTTGTATCCTCCTGTCCATTACTCAAGAGCTTCACTCTG TTACTGCAGTTTATACATGATATTCTTGGCAATCATAAATCCTCCATTTGTGACCTAATTGAGCGCTTGCCTGTTATTGAACGTCTGATTACTCATACTGGGGTTTCTGAT AATGAAGGTGTGGTTGATTATGCACAAACCATCAGATGGTGA
- the LOC139895791 gene encoding uncharacterized protein isoform X2 codes for MQSGQVSSQGNGGTIGPTFLYSVFDSMTFFISETGTDALSILKQTYELPDGAIAMINDRHYIDAMKQCFLLHKGPLLEFSLLALEQTVEFDQLISHLSMKNTLQMLSLEMLNEDSLPLSIFSMQQLTKLSLCKCCINHHSKIKGFKNLTSLYLRDVKISRKTLLHLVSSCPLLKSFTLFIHDILGNHKSSICDLIERLPVIERLITHTGVSDNEGVVDYAQTIRW; via the exons ATGCAGTCAGGACAAGTATCATCTCAAGGGAATGGTGGTACAATTGGACCAACATTCCTGTACTCCGTTTTCGATTCGATGACTTTTTTTATATCAGAAACTGGTACAGATGCTCTATCCATTCTAAAACAAACATATGAATTACCTGATGGAGCAATAGCCATGATAAATGATCGTCACTATATCGATGCTATGAAGCAATGTTTTTTATTGCATAAGGGCCCACTTCTCGAGTTCTCCCTTTTGGCACTAGAACAAACTGTTGAATTTGACCAACTTATTAGTCACTTGTCAATGAAAAATACACTccaaatgttgagtcttgaaatgcTTAATGAGGATAGTTTACCATTATCCATCTTTTCAATGCAACAATTAACGAAGCTAAGTCTCTGTAAGTGTTGTATAAACCATCATTCAAAAATTAAAGGATTTAAAAACCTGACCAGCTTGTATTTGCGCGATGTGAAGATTTCCAGAAAGACTCTTTTACATCTTGTATCCTCCTGTCCATTACTCAAGAGCTTCACTCTG TTTATACATGATATTCTTGGCAATCATAAATCCTCCATTTGTGACCTAATTGAGCGCTTGCCTGTTATTGAACGTCTGATTACTCATACTGGGGTTTCTGAT AATGAAGGTGTGGTTGATTATGCACAAACCATCAGATGGTGA
- the LOC139895791 gene encoding F-box/FBD/LRR-repeat protein At1g13570-like isoform X3, with translation MQSGQVSSQGNGGTIGPTFLYSVFDSMTFFISETGTDALSILKQTYELPDGAIAMINDRHYIDAMKQCFLLHKGPLLEFSLLALEQTVEFDQLISHLSMKNTLQMLSLEMLNEDSLPLSIFSMQQLTKLSLCKCCINHHSKIKGFKNLTSLYLRDVKISRKTLLHLVSSCPLLKSFTLNEGVVDYAQTIRW, from the exons ATGCAGTCAGGACAAGTATCATCTCAAGGGAATGGTGGTACAATTGGACCAACATTCCTGTACTCCGTTTTCGATTCGATGACTTTTTTTATATCAGAAACTGGTACAGATGCTCTATCCATTCTAAAACAAACATATGAATTACCTGATGGAGCAATAGCCATGATAAATGATCGTCACTATATCGATGCTATGAAGCAATGTTTTTTATTGCATAAGGGCCCACTTCTCGAGTTCTCCCTTTTGGCACTAGAACAAACTGTTGAATTTGACCAACTTATTAGTCACTTGTCAATGAAAAATACACTccaaatgttgagtcttgaaatgcTTAATGAGGATAGTTTACCATTATCCATCTTTTCAATGCAACAATTAACGAAGCTAAGTCTCTGTAAGTGTTGTATAAACCATCATTCAAAAATTAAAGGATTTAAAAACCTGACCAGCTTGTATTTGCGCGATGTGAAGATTTCCAGAAAGACTCTTTTACATCTTGTATCCTCCTGTCCATTACTCAAGAGCTTCACTCTG AATGAAGGTGTGGTTGATTATGCACAAACCATCAGATGGTGA